One window of Thermodesulfobacteriota bacterium genomic DNA carries:
- a CDS encoding Hsp20/alpha crystallin family protein translates to MDYIKIRFGNDFDQLSSKLDKTFEEMFRPRPVSPMFTSSERSWSPHMDIHETPQEIIIQAEIAGVDKENLEVEISSKAVRIYGERHEVPLVKNATYRLAEIQYGKFERILFLPTPIDTELVTSSYSNGFLKIRLSKLPVDVTHKIPISDG, encoded by the coding sequence ATGGATTATATTAAAATACGATTCGGCAACGATTTTGATCAATTATCCTCAAAATTAGATAAAACTTTTGAAGAGATGTTCAGACCGCGACCGGTGAGTCCGATGTTTACCTCATCCGAACGGTCCTGGAGCCCCCATATGGATATTCATGAAACTCCGCAAGAAATAATTATTCAAGCAGAAATTGCCGGGGTGGACAAAGAAAATCTGGAAGTGGAAATCAGCAGCAAGGCTGTTAGAATTTACGGAGAACGCCACGAAGTACCACTGGTAAAAAATGCAACCTACCGGCTGGCTGAGATTCAGTATGGAAAGTTTGAACGAATCCTGTTTCTCCCGACACCGATAGATACGGAACTTGTTACTTCATCATACTCCAATGGTTTTCTCAAAATCAGACTGTCAAAACTGCCTGTGGATGTGACCCACAAAATACCTATATCAGACGGATAG
- a CDS encoding MFS transporter: MSEKHQRSLKYLIASQYFLYFGVLGIFLPYFNLYCYHIGFTGFQIGALSALRSVTLVLFSLAWGVLADRFQIRRPIYILCNIASALIWIFYLFSENFWVMLFITAFYGMFYAPIISFLEAFSMDVLGKEKKNYGSLRMWGSISFIIVVISLGKIIDFFSVRLILVLILAGSLLQASISVKIPNIKIAKKDLLSPDTKSLLNTRVIIFLFCAFLMLVSHGTYYGFFSIHLENLGYSNTFIGITWALASTAEIVVMIQSDRIFKVFSPEKVLTFSFIVAALRWCILFFATSETIILLSQVLHAVTYGAFHMASILYIDSLSPDKNKTLGQAVNNAATYGLGLMVGFFLSGWLYENMDTSFLFIISSLIAMAGGIIFQAFRGAE, from the coding sequence ATGAGTGAAAAACACCAGCGTTCATTAAAATACCTGATCGCCTCACAATACTTTTTGTATTTTGGTGTGCTGGGGATTTTTTTGCCCTATTTTAATCTATACTGCTATCACATCGGCTTTACCGGTTTTCAAATAGGAGCCCTTTCTGCCCTGAGATCGGTGACCCTGGTTTTATTTTCCCTGGCCTGGGGAGTTCTGGCAGACCGTTTCCAAATCAGAAGACCCATATACATATTGTGCAATATTGCCAGCGCTCTGATCTGGATTTTTTATCTTTTTAGCGAAAACTTCTGGGTAATGCTTTTCATTACCGCTTTTTATGGCATGTTCTATGCCCCGATCATATCCTTTCTGGAAGCCTTTTCCATGGACGTTCTCGGCAAAGAAAAGAAAAATTATGGAAGTCTGAGAATGTGGGGATCCATCAGTTTTATCATAGTCGTCATTTCACTGGGGAAAATCATCGATTTTTTCTCTGTCCGCTTAATACTTGTATTGATTCTGGCCGGTTCCCTGTTACAGGCATCCATTTCCGTTAAAATACCAAATATCAAAATTGCCAAAAAAGACCTTCTTTCACCGGATACAAAATCGCTGTTAAACACTCGGGTAATTATTTTTTTGTTTTGTGCCTTTTTAATGCTGGTCAGCCATGGGACCTACTACGGTTTCTTTTCCATACATCTGGAAAATCTGGGATACAGCAATACCTTCATAGGAATAACCTGGGCCCTGGCTTCAACAGCCGAAATAGTTGTAATGATTCAATCAGATAGAATATTTAAGGTCTTTTCACCTGAAAAAGTGCTTACTTTTTCATTTATAGTCGCCGCACTGAGATGGTGTATTCTCTTTTTTGCCACCTCCGAAACAATCATCCTTTTGTCACAGGTTTTACATGCGGTCACCTATGGCGCATTTCATATGGCAAGTATCCTTTACATCGATTCGCTGTCACCGGATAAAAACAAGACTTTGGGACAGGCAGTAAATAATGCCGCCACCTATGGACTCGGATTAATGGTTGGATTTTTCCTCAGCGGCTGGCTGTATGAAAATATGGATACGTCTTTTTTGTTCATCATCAGCAGCCTGATTGCCATGGCGGGAGGCATAATATTCCAGGCTTTTCGGGGTGCTGAGTGA
- a CDS encoding Hsp20/alpha crystallin family protein — translation MTIVKWDPFRNVAALQDRINRIFDESFSRTADLNDDISMGVWKPSVDIYETDEAIILVAELPGIKKEDVSVEIKDNLLTLKGERIEDKEVDEECYFRKERCFGTFSRTFNLQHRVQPDKIKAKFKDGILKVEVPKPEEEKPKQITVNIE, via the coding sequence ATGACTATCGTAAAATGGGACCCTTTTAGGAATGTAGCGGCGTTGCAGGACCGTATCAACCGGATATTTGATGAATCCTTTTCCCGCACCGCTGATTTAAACGACGATATAAGTATGGGCGTCTGGAAACCTTCGGTGGATATTTACGAAACAGATGAAGCGATCATTTTAGTAGCAGAGCTTCCGGGAATCAAAAAGGAAGACGTTTCCGTTGAAATAAAAGACAATTTACTCACCCTGAAGGGAGAACGAATAGAAGATAAAGAGGTCGATGAAGAATGTTACTTTCGCAAAGAAAGATGTTTCGGAACGTTCAGCAGGACATTTAATCTTCAGCACCGCGTTCAACCTGATAAAATCAAGGCAAAGTTTAAAGACGGCATCCTTAAAGTGGAAGTTCCCAAACCTGAAGAAGAAAAACCCAAACAGATTACGGTAAATATTGAATGA